In one Streptomyces sp. NBC_01288 genomic region, the following are encoded:
- a CDS encoding GH92 family glycosyl hydrolase gives MRHQLLGTARRFGVGAAAVAVTTALAAAAPFPALASATGPSERPSALVDPLIGSSNGGNTYPGATLPYGMIAWSPTSTTGDQTSTGAANGYEYGATRIRGLSLTHVNGAGCNPGAAGDVPIMPFVGDVTSSPSADTKDAVYASNFSHADEKATPGRYTLGLASGATADLAVSKRAGVADFTFPAERPASLLFRVSNSLNGSQDAHVDIDTAHQKVTGWVYTGAFCGRRANGGVNNRKSYYKLYFSASFDRAFSSVGTWHDSTVSPGSTTASGGEGYATGADRAGRGSGGWVGFDTASDNDVRMRIGISYVSLGGAESNLRQEIAPHARVADVAEAGARVWDRELSTVRVDGGTPARRQTFYTALYHALMQPNLISDEDGRYWGMDQAVHRLARGQRAQYSNFSGWDQYRAQIQLLALLKPTVAGDFAQSLYNFAQQNGGIWDRWVHISGATHVMTGDPTAATLATFYAMGVRNFDYKGAFDSLVHQATVPNPDELSDAGCPGQCVGQRPNLAQYMTSHYAAQDACHCWGGAAETLEDAVADSALGQWAELLGRTAEAKTFTERGAYWRNVFNPATGYIQARNLDGSWVGPFNPASDLGFAQGSAAAYVWMVPQDVRGLAEAMGGREAAATRLDGFFHTADGAWSVRGGDALRYDPTNEPDIHAPWLYNSLGQPWKTQATVRQILDTAYGTGPKGLPGNDDLGTMSAWYVLSALGIYPRTPGSADLLLGAPLFPKAVVDRPGRTDLVITAPDADDTHQYVDTVRLDGRDLTRAWTGAGLTLKGGRLDFRLATEPNTSWGTDPGQLPK, from the coding sequence ATGCGTCACCAACTCCTGGGCACGGCAAGACGGTTCGGCGTCGGAGCCGCGGCCGTGGCGGTCACGACCGCGCTCGCCGCAGCCGCGCCCTTCCCCGCGCTCGCCTCGGCGACCGGGCCGTCCGAGCGGCCGTCCGCGCTCGTCGACCCGCTGATCGGCTCCTCCAACGGCGGCAACACCTACCCCGGCGCCACCCTCCCGTACGGCATGATCGCCTGGTCCCCGACCAGCACCACCGGCGACCAGACCAGCACGGGCGCCGCCAACGGATACGAGTACGGCGCCACCCGCATCCGCGGCCTGAGCCTCACCCACGTCAACGGCGCCGGCTGCAACCCCGGCGCGGCGGGTGACGTACCGATCATGCCGTTCGTCGGCGACGTCACCTCGTCCCCCTCGGCCGACACCAAGGACGCCGTGTACGCGTCGAACTTCTCGCACGCCGACGAGAAGGCCACCCCAGGCCGCTACACCCTCGGCCTCGCCTCCGGCGCCACCGCCGACCTCGCCGTCAGCAAGCGCGCCGGAGTCGCCGACTTCACCTTCCCCGCCGAGCGCCCGGCGAGCCTGCTCTTCCGCGTCTCCAACTCCCTCAACGGCAGCCAGGACGCACACGTCGACATCGACACCGCCCACCAGAAGGTGACCGGCTGGGTGTACACCGGAGCCTTCTGCGGGCGCCGCGCCAACGGCGGCGTCAACAACCGCAAGAGCTACTACAAGCTCTACTTCAGCGCCTCCTTCGACCGCGCCTTCTCCTCCGTCGGCACCTGGCACGACAGCACCGTGTCGCCTGGGTCGACGACGGCCTCCGGAGGGGAGGGTTACGCCACCGGCGCCGACCGCGCGGGACGCGGTTCCGGCGGCTGGGTCGGCTTCGACACCGCCTCTGACAACGATGTCCGCATGCGGATCGGCATCTCCTACGTCAGCCTCGGGGGAGCCGAGTCCAACCTCCGCCAGGAGATCGCCCCGCACGCGCGCGTGGCCGACGTCGCCGAAGCCGGCGCCCGCGTGTGGGACCGCGAACTGAGCACCGTACGCGTCGACGGCGGCACCCCCGCCCGCCGCCAGACCTTCTACACGGCGCTCTACCACGCCCTCATGCAGCCCAACCTGATCAGCGACGAGGACGGCCGCTACTGGGGCATGGACCAGGCCGTGCACCGACTCGCGCGCGGGCAGCGGGCGCAGTACAGCAACTTCTCCGGCTGGGACCAGTACCGCGCCCAGATCCAGTTGCTCGCCCTCCTGAAGCCCACCGTCGCGGGCGACTTCGCCCAATCGCTCTACAACTTCGCGCAGCAGAACGGCGGGATCTGGGACCGCTGGGTCCACATCAGCGGCGCCACCCACGTCATGACGGGCGACCCGACCGCCGCGACCCTGGCCACCTTCTACGCCATGGGCGTCCGCAACTTCGACTACAAGGGCGCCTTCGACTCCCTCGTCCACCAGGCCACCGTCCCCAACCCGGACGAACTCTCGGACGCCGGCTGCCCCGGCCAGTGCGTGGGTCAACGCCCCAACCTGGCCCAGTACATGACCTCCCACTACGCGGCCCAGGATGCCTGCCACTGCTGGGGTGGCGCCGCCGAGACCCTGGAGGACGCCGTCGCGGACTCCGCCCTCGGACAGTGGGCCGAACTGCTCGGCCGTACCGCCGAGGCGAAGACCTTCACGGAACGCGGCGCCTACTGGCGCAACGTCTTCAACCCCGCCACCGGCTACATCCAGGCCCGCAACCTCGACGGCTCCTGGGTGGGCCCGTTCAACCCCGCGAGCGATCTCGGCTTCGCACAGGGCTCGGCCGCCGCGTACGTCTGGATGGTCCCGCAGGACGTACGGGGACTGGCCGAGGCGATGGGCGGCCGCGAGGCGGCGGCCACCCGGCTCGACGGCTTCTTCCACACCGCCGACGGTGCGTGGTCGGTCAGGGGCGGCGACGCACTGCGCTACGACCCGACCAACGAGCCCGACATCCACGCCCCCTGGCTCTACAACTCCCTCGGCCAGCCCTGGAAGACCCAGGCGACGGTCCGTCAGATCCTCGACACGGCCTACGGCACCGGCCCCAAGGGCCTGCCCGGCAACGACGACCTCGGCACCATGTCCGCCTGGTACGTCCTCTCCGCCCTCGGGATCTATCCGCGCACCCCGGGCAGCGCCGACCTGCTGCTCGGCGCACCGCTCTTCCCGAAGGCGGTCGTCGACCGGCCCGGCCGCACGGACCTCGTCATCACCGCCCCCGACGCCGACGACACCCACCAGTACGTCGACACCGTACGCCTCGACGGCCGTGACCTCACGCGCGCGTGGACCGGCGCCGGCCTGACGCTCAAGGGCGGCAGGCTGGACTTCCGGCTCGCCACCGAACCGAACACGAGCTGGGGGACCGACCCGGGACAACTGCCGAAGTGA
- a CDS encoding GNAT family N-acetyltransferase: protein MTDLVIRALDESDAHLFDTLPDSLGARAAHRLTAWRPDWQRVALRDGTVVARAAWWGGPNDTEPLTIDCFDVIEGEEEAGAELLRSAPWHVGAELNLPAGWRDNPEIRAAAETRFTALRAAGYDLLVERFIYRWTPECGLPERPGRLVFAPEPDDAVFFDALRRIHSVTLDAHAQLAIRQGGVEKAAQEEIDFFRWCPSPREWWQIARTPEGDLAGIHIPAHNPSGPCIGFIGVVPEQRGHGYARDLLAECTHYLAERGAEFIAAATDQGNFPMAAHFAKVGYPVIRERANFHVVE from the coding sequence ATGACCGATCTGGTCATCCGCGCGCTCGACGAGAGCGACGCCCATCTTTTCGACACCCTTCCCGACTCCCTCGGCGCCCGAGCCGCGCACCGCCTGACGGCCTGGCGGCCCGACTGGCAGCGGGTGGCACTGCGCGACGGCACGGTCGTCGCGCGCGCCGCCTGGTGGGGCGGCCCGAACGACACCGAACCCCTCACCATCGACTGCTTCGACGTGATCGAGGGCGAGGAGGAGGCGGGGGCCGAACTCCTGCGCAGCGCGCCCTGGCATGTCGGCGCGGAACTGAACCTCCCCGCCGGCTGGCGCGACAACCCCGAGATCCGTGCCGCCGCCGAGACACGCTTCACCGCCCTGCGCGCGGCCGGGTACGACCTCCTGGTCGAGCGTTTCATCTACCGGTGGACCCCGGAGTGCGGACTGCCCGAGCGCCCCGGCCGCCTCGTCTTCGCCCCCGAACCGGACGACGCCGTCTTCTTCGACGCCCTGCGCCGCATCCACTCCGTCACCCTCGACGCCCATGCCCAACTGGCCATCCGACAAGGGGGAGTCGAGAAGGCCGCACAGGAGGAGATCGACTTCTTCCGCTGGTGCCCGTCCCCGCGCGAGTGGTGGCAGATCGCCCGCACCCCCGAGGGAGACCTCGCGGGAATCCACATCCCGGCCCACAACCCGTCGGGCCCCTGCATCGGCTTCATCGGCGTCGTACCGGAACAGCGCGGCCACGGCTACGCCCGCGACCTGCTGGCCGAGTGCACGCACTATCTCGCCGAGCGGGGCGCCGAGTTCATCGCGGCGGCGACGGACCAGGGCAACTTCCCGATGGCCGCGCACTTCGCCAAGGTCGGCTATCCGGTCATCCGGGAGCGGGCCAACTTCCATGTCGTCGAGTAG
- a CDS encoding Gfo/Idh/MocA family protein, with protein sequence MRIGLLGTGPWAQMAHAPALSGHGAWDFAGVWGRRPDAAKELADQYGVPAYDDVDALLADVDAVAVALPPSIQAELAVRAARAGRHLLLDKPLAPTVEQGRAVVDAVREAGVASVVFFTTRFQPETEVWITEQAAAEGWFTARAEWLGSVFTTDSPFAASPWRQEKGALWDVGPHALSVLLPVLGDVRRVAAAVRGPGDTVVLVLDHVGGASSTLTLSLTAPTAAAGATVELRGAAGVTSLPDSSGDAVSALGRAADALSEAVRTGQPHACDAVFGQRVTEILAEAEAMVDSEPAWSVA encoded by the coding sequence ATGCGCATCGGACTGCTCGGCACCGGCCCCTGGGCGCAGATGGCTCACGCCCCCGCCCTCAGTGGGCACGGCGCGTGGGACTTCGCGGGCGTGTGGGGTCGCCGCCCCGACGCCGCCAAGGAGCTGGCCGACCAGTACGGGGTACCGGCCTACGACGATGTCGACGCCCTGCTCGCGGACGTGGACGCCGTCGCCGTGGCACTGCCGCCGTCGATCCAGGCCGAGTTGGCGGTGCGGGCCGCGCGGGCGGGACGGCATCTGCTGCTGGACAAGCCCCTCGCGCCGACGGTGGAGCAGGGGCGGGCCGTGGTCGACGCGGTGCGGGAGGCCGGGGTCGCGTCGGTCGTGTTCTTCACCACCCGCTTCCAGCCTGAGACGGAGGTCTGGATCACCGAACAGGCAGCGGCGGAGGGCTGGTTCACGGCTCGGGCCGAGTGGCTCGGCTCGGTGTTCACCACCGACAGCCCGTTCGCGGCCTCGCCCTGGCGGCAGGAGAAGGGCGCACTGTGGGACGTGGGCCCGCATGCCCTGTCCGTGTTGCTGCCCGTCCTCGGTGATGTACGGCGGGTGGCCGCCGCCGTGCGGGGTCCCGGCGACACGGTCGTGCTGGTTCTGGACCACGTCGGCGGTGCGTCCAGCACGCTGACGCTGAGTCTCACCGCGCCGACCGCGGCGGCGGGAGCCACGGTCGAGCTGCGCGGGGCGGCAGGGGTGACCAGCCTTCCGGACAGCTCGGGCGACGCGGTGTCCGCCCTGGGGCGGGCCGCCGACGCGCTGAGCGAGGCCGTACGCACAGGGCAGCCGCACGCGTGCGACGCGGTCTTCGGGCAGCGGGTCACCGAGATCCTGGCCGAGGCCGAGGCGATGGTGGACAGCGAGCCTGCCTGGTCAGTCGCCTGA
- a CDS encoding SDR family NAD(P)-dependent oxidoreductase, protein MAARTDRQFDGAYVLVTGGGSGIGRAAAVALAAQGCTVTVAGRTAATLEQTVKLITDAGGTARYVVADVHDEDAVEQAVKAAASPAGQLHMAVNSAGVDGGNSASALADYPVETLDLMLATNVRGMFYSLKHELARMVPYSSGAIVNISSGAGLVGVGGYAGYVASKHAEIGLTKSAALDYAGVGIRVNAVCPGLVNTPLVAGMVDDNPELHAELAAAHPLGRIAEPEEIADAIVWLCSERSSYVTGIALPVDGGYTAR, encoded by the coding sequence ATGGCAGCCAGGACCGACAGGCAGTTCGACGGCGCGTACGTACTCGTCACGGGAGGCGGCAGTGGAATCGGCCGCGCCGCGGCCGTGGCGCTGGCCGCGCAGGGGTGCACCGTCACGGTGGCCGGCCGCACCGCCGCGACCCTGGAGCAGACCGTCAAGCTCATCACCGACGCAGGTGGAACCGCCCGGTACGTCGTCGCCGACGTCCACGACGAAGACGCCGTGGAACAGGCGGTGAAGGCCGCCGCGTCACCCGCGGGACAGCTTCACATGGCCGTCAACAGCGCCGGCGTCGACGGCGGCAACAGCGCCTCCGCCCTGGCCGACTACCCCGTTGAGACTCTCGACCTGATGCTCGCGACGAACGTGCGTGGGATGTTCTACTCCCTGAAGCACGAACTGGCCCGCATGGTGCCGTACTCCAGCGGTGCCATCGTGAACATATCCTCGGGCGCCGGACTGGTCGGCGTCGGCGGGTACGCGGGCTACGTCGCCTCCAAGCACGCCGAGATCGGCCTGACCAAGAGTGCCGCGCTCGACTACGCCGGCGTAGGCATCCGCGTCAACGCCGTGTGCCCCGGCCTGGTCAACACCCCGCTCGTCGCCGGCATGGTCGACGACAATCCCGAGCTGCACGCCGAACTGGCAGCCGCTCACCCGCTCGGCCGGATAGCGGAACCGGAGGAGATCGCCGACGCCATCGTGTGGTTGTGCTCGGAGCGATCCAGCTACGTCACCGGCATCGCGCTTCCCGTCGACGGCGGCTACACCGCCCGCTGA
- a CDS encoding GDSL-type esterase/lipase family protein, producing the protein MSTEHDMITTPVTTDMLRGFLDVERTAHGLLPHRLPARARRQIPDDQLAMAEAQPSGIRLVFRTRATTIELETLPTKRVYQGFPAPADGVYDLLVDGRLTAQTTVAGGNVRTITDMVTQSFELTEGRPGTARFADLPAGDKDIEIWLPHTEVTELIALRTDAPVEKAPDNGRKVWLHHGSSISHGSNATHPTATWPALAAARGQVELVNLGFSGSALLDPFTARAMRDTPADLISVKIGINIVNADSMRLRAFTPAVHGFLDTIREGHPTTPLLVVSAILCPVQEDTPGPLMPDFDGGTPRFRATGDPAERALGRLTLTVIREALADVVEQRAADDPNLHYLDGRSLYGEEDYAELPLPDQVHPDPAGHRRIAENFGRLVFGEGGAFATGTGPRTS; encoded by the coding sequence ATGAGCACCGAGCACGACATGATCACCACCCCCGTCACCACCGACATGCTGCGCGGCTTCCTCGACGTGGAGCGGACCGCGCACGGTCTGCTGCCGCATCGGCTGCCCGCCCGGGCGCGCCGCCAGATCCCCGACGACCAACTGGCCATGGCCGAGGCACAGCCCTCCGGTATACGGCTGGTCTTCCGCACCCGGGCCACCACGATCGAGTTGGAGACGCTTCCCACCAAGCGCGTCTACCAGGGGTTCCCGGCCCCCGCGGACGGTGTGTACGACCTCCTCGTCGACGGCCGCCTCACCGCCCAGACCACGGTGGCCGGCGGCAACGTGCGCACGATCACGGACATGGTGACCCAGTCCTTCGAGCTGACGGAGGGGCGGCCCGGCACCGCCCGGTTCGCCGACCTGCCGGCCGGTGACAAGGACATCGAGATCTGGCTCCCGCACACAGAGGTCACCGAGCTGATCGCCCTGCGCACCGACGCCCCCGTCGAGAAGGCACCGGACAACGGACGCAAGGTGTGGCTGCACCACGGCAGTTCCATCAGCCACGGCTCGAACGCCACGCATCCGACGGCGACTTGGCCCGCCCTGGCCGCCGCCCGCGGTCAAGTGGAGCTCGTCAACCTGGGGTTCAGCGGCAGCGCCCTGCTCGACCCGTTCACCGCCCGCGCGATGCGGGACACCCCGGCGGACCTGATCAGCGTCAAAATCGGCATCAACATCGTCAACGCCGACTCGATGCGCCTGCGCGCCTTCACCCCTGCGGTCCACGGCTTCCTCGACACCATCCGCGAGGGCCACCCGACGACACCGCTGCTGGTCGTGTCCGCGATCCTCTGCCCGGTCCAGGAGGACACGCCCGGCCCTCTCATGCCCGACTTCGACGGCGGGACCCCACGGTTCCGTGCGACGGGCGACCCGGCGGAACGCGCCCTCGGGCGCCTGACACTCACCGTCATCCGCGAGGCACTCGCCGACGTCGTCGAGCAGCGAGCGGCCGACGACCCGAACCTGCACTACCTCGACGGCCGTTCCCTCTACGGCGAGGAGGACTACGCCGAACTGCCGCTCCCCGACCAGGTCCATCCCGATCCGGCGGGACATCGGCGTATCGCGGAGAACTTCGGGCGGTTGGTGTTCGGCGAGGGCGGCGCTTTCGCAACCGGGACCGGACCCCGGACCAGCTGA
- a CDS encoding TetR/AcrR family transcriptional regulator translates to MARVGLTPERLTLAGAELADEVGFDQVTVSALARRFDVKVASLYSHLKNSQELKTRIALFALEELADRVSDAVAGRAGKDALAAVAEAYRDYAREHPGRYAAARLRLDPETAAASAGVRHSQMTRAILRGYDLAEPDQTHAVRMLGGVFHGYVSLELAGGFDHSAPDARESWAWVVDSLDELLRNRAAPHD, encoded by the coding sequence ATGGCCAGAGTAGGACTGACGCCGGAGCGGCTGACCCTGGCGGGGGCGGAGCTGGCCGACGAGGTCGGCTTCGACCAGGTGACCGTCTCGGCGCTCGCCCGACGGTTTGACGTCAAGGTCGCCAGCTTGTACTCGCACCTGAAGAACTCCCAGGAACTGAAGACCAGGATCGCCCTGTTCGCCCTGGAGGAACTCGCCGACCGGGTCTCCGACGCGGTGGCCGGGCGGGCCGGCAAGGACGCCCTGGCCGCCGTCGCGGAGGCCTACCGGGACTACGCCCGGGAGCACCCCGGCCGGTACGCGGCCGCGCGGCTCCGGCTCGACCCCGAGACGGCGGCCGCCAGTGCCGGGGTGCGGCACTCCCAGATGACCCGGGCGATCCTGCGCGGCTACGACCTGGCGGAGCCGGACCAGACGCACGCGGTCCGGATGCTGGGCGGCGTCTTCCACGGCTACGTCAGCCTGGAGCTGGCCGGGGGCTTCGACCACAGCGCGCCGGACGCGCGCGAATCCTGGGCCTGGGTCGTGGATTCCCTCGACGAGCTGCTGCGGAACCGGGCCGCGCCCCACGACTGA
- a CDS encoding FBP domain-containing protein — MRPLTEREIRAAFVNCTKGEAKRLSVPRDLAERPWDDLDFLGWRDPQAPGRAYLAIELGDQLTAIALRSPGVTSWQTRRSMCSMCMTTHTGGVSLMAAARAGKAGQQGNSVGAYICSDLACPLYVRGKKDAGVGARMPESLTLEEKIQRTVTNVTAFIAKIAAR; from the coding sequence ATGAGACCACTGACCGAGCGGGAGATCCGCGCCGCCTTCGTGAACTGCACCAAGGGCGAGGCCAAGCGCCTGTCCGTGCCCCGGGATCTGGCCGAACGGCCGTGGGACGACCTGGACTTCCTCGGCTGGCGGGACCCCCAGGCTCCGGGCCGGGCCTACCTCGCCATCGAGCTGGGCGACCAACTGACGGCGATCGCGCTGCGCAGCCCCGGTGTCACCTCCTGGCAGACGCGGCGCAGCATGTGCTCGATGTGCATGACGACCCATACCGGAGGCGTCTCGCTGATGGCCGCCGCGAGGGCGGGCAAGGCCGGGCAGCAGGGCAACTCCGTGGGCGCCTACATATGCAGCGACCTCGCCTGTCCGCTGTACGTGCGCGGCAAGAAGGACGCGGGCGTCGGCGCGCGGATGCCCGAGTCGCTCACCCTGGAGGAGAAGATCCAGCGGACCGTCACCAACGTCACGGCGTTCATCGCCAAGATCGCAGCTCGTTGA
- a CDS encoding aldo/keto reductase, with the protein MDTRRIGDVEVSAIGLGGMPMSIEGRPDEARSLATIHAALDAGVTLIDTADAYHLHADDVGHNETLIAKALASHDRGADVLVATKGGHLRPGDGSWTLNGSPAYLKEACEASLRRLGVEAIGLYQFHRPDPRVPYAESVGAVRELLDEGKIRLAGVSNADPEQIRLANEILDGRLVSVQNQFSPAFRSSEPELDLCDELGIAFLPWSPLGGITRAGELGSAYAPFARIAEKHGVSPQRVCLAWMLAKSPVVVPIPGASRPETIRDSAAAPELALSADEIAELDAV; encoded by the coding sequence ATGGACACCCGCCGTATCGGTGACGTCGAGGTCAGTGCGATCGGCCTGGGCGGTATGCCCATGTCGATCGAGGGGCGGCCGGACGAGGCACGCTCCCTCGCGACCATCCACGCCGCACTCGACGCGGGCGTGACGCTGATCGACACCGCCGACGCCTACCACCTGCACGCCGACGATGTCGGGCACAACGAGACCCTGATCGCCAAGGCCCTCGCCTCCCACGACCGGGGCGCGGACGTCCTCGTCGCGACCAAGGGCGGCCATCTCCGCCCCGGGGACGGCAGTTGGACCCTGAACGGCAGCCCCGCGTACCTTAAGGAGGCCTGCGAGGCATCCCTGCGCCGGCTCGGCGTGGAGGCCATCGGGCTCTACCAGTTCCACCGCCCCGACCCGAGGGTCCCGTACGCCGAGTCCGTGGGCGCGGTACGGGAGTTGCTCGACGAGGGCAAGATCCGCCTGGCCGGCGTCTCCAACGCCGACCCGGAGCAGATCCGGCTGGCGAACGAGATCCTGGACGGCCGACTGGTCTCCGTACAGAACCAGTTCTCCCCGGCCTTCCGCTCCAGCGAACCGGAGTTGGACCTCTGCGACGAACTGGGCATCGCGTTCCTGCCCTGGAGCCCCCTCGGCGGCATCACCCGCGCCGGTGAACTCGGCTCCGCCTACGCCCCGTTCGCCCGCATCGCCGAGAAGCACGGCGTCAGCCCGCAGCGCGTCTGCCTGGCCTGGATGCTCGCCAAGTCCCCGGTCGTCGTGCCGATCCCGGGCGCCAGCCGCCCGGAGACGATCCGTGACTCGGCCGCCGCACCCGAACTCGCCCTCTCCGCCGACGAGATCGCGGAGCTGGACGCCGTTTGA
- a CDS encoding ABC transporter ATP-binding protein has protein sequence MASSTEKPLDHRYRGEHPIRTLAYLFRADRRRLSLAVAVFTVKHSPIWLLPLITASIIDTVVQHQPVSRLWTSTGIILFILLINYPLHVLYVRLLYGSVRRMGTDLRSALCTRMQQLSIGYHSRVSAGVLQAKVVRDVETVEQMVQQTAETGLGAITVLTGGLVIIAFRTPEFVPVFIVVVPVAALLVSRLRARLRTHNEHFRHEVETLSSRVTEMTRLIPVTRAHGLEGKALRRMDGTLRRLLTSGNRLDLLNGRFGSLAWVVLNVVGVLVLAGAALVSYYGVWGVTAGDVVMLSAFLTTLTNSTTSLTTLAPVITKGLESVRSVGEVLQAPELEDNEGKAEVTEVRGAVTFQSVGHTYDNDQLRPAVHDFTLTVAPGETVALVGASGAGKSTVLNLVIGFIRPTTGQLLLDGTDMNTLDLRTYRRFVSVVPQESILFDGTIHDNVAYGMDDADEESVRAALRDANALEFVEKLPQGLETLVGERGARLSGGQRQRLAIARALIRDPKVLILDEATSALDTRSEALVQQALARLLRGRTTFVVAHRLSTVRGADRIVVMGDGEILEVGTHDELLRRGGAYTALHSGQVA, from the coding sequence ATGGCATCGTCCACGGAGAAACCGCTCGACCACCGCTACCGCGGCGAACACCCGATCCGCACCCTCGCCTACCTCTTCCGCGCCGACCGAAGGCGACTGTCCCTGGCCGTAGCCGTGTTCACGGTCAAGCACAGCCCCATCTGGCTGCTCCCGCTGATCACCGCGTCCATCATCGACACCGTCGTCCAGCACCAGCCGGTCAGCCGCCTCTGGACGAGCACCGGCATCATCCTGTTCATCCTGCTGATCAACTACCCCCTCCACGTGCTCTACGTCCGCCTCCTCTACGGCAGCGTCCGCCGCATGGGCACCGACCTGCGCTCCGCACTGTGCACCCGCATGCAGCAGCTCTCCATCGGCTACCACTCCCGGGTCAGCGCCGGAGTCCTCCAGGCCAAGGTCGTGCGGGACGTGGAGACGGTCGAGCAGATGGTCCAGCAGACCGCGGAGACCGGCCTCGGCGCGATCACCGTGCTCACCGGCGGCCTGGTCATCATCGCCTTCCGCACACCGGAGTTCGTGCCCGTCTTCATCGTCGTCGTACCGGTCGCCGCGCTCCTCGTGTCCCGGCTGCGGGCCCGACTGCGCACCCACAACGAGCACTTCCGCCACGAGGTGGAGACCCTGTCCTCACGCGTGACGGAGATGACCCGCCTCATCCCGGTCACCCGCGCCCACGGCCTGGAGGGCAAGGCCCTGCGCCGCATGGACGGCACCCTGCGCCGCCTGCTCACCTCCGGAAACCGTCTCGACCTCCTCAACGGCCGCTTCGGCTCGCTCGCCTGGGTCGTCCTCAACGTCGTCGGCGTCCTGGTCCTCGCCGGCGCGGCCCTGGTGTCGTACTACGGCGTCTGGGGAGTCACCGCCGGAGACGTCGTCATGCTGAGCGCCTTCCTGACCACCCTCACCAACTCCACCACGTCCCTCACGACCCTGGCCCCGGTCATCACCAAGGGCCTGGAATCGGTCCGATCGGTCGGCGAGGTGCTCCAGGCCCCCGAGTTGGAGGACAACGAGGGCAAGGCGGAGGTCACCGAGGTACGCGGAGCCGTCACTTTCCAGAGCGTCGGCCACACCTACGACAACGACCAACTCCGGCCCGCAGTGCACGACTTCACCCTCACCGTCGCCCCGGGCGAGACGGTCGCCCTCGTCGGCGCGTCCGGCGCCGGCAAGTCCACCGTGCTCAACCTCGTCATCGGCTTCATCCGCCCCACCACCGGCCAACTCCTCCTCGACGGCACCGACATGAACACCCTCGACCTGCGCACCTACCGCCGCTTCGTCTCGGTCGTCCCCCAGGAGTCGATCCTCTTCGACGGCACGATCCACGACAACGTGGCCTACGGCATGGACGACGCCGACGAGGAGTCGGTGCGCGCGGCCCTGCGCGACGCCAACGCCCTTGAGTTCGTGGAGAAGTTGCCGCAAGGGCTGGAGACCCTGGTCGGCGAACGCGGGGCCCGACTCTCCGGCGGCCAGCGTCAACGCCTCGCCATCGCACGGGCGTTGATCCGCGACCCCAAGGTGCTCATCCTGGACGAGGCGACCTCGGCCCTGGACACCCGCTCGGAAGCCCTCGTTCAACAGGCCCTCGCCCGGCTGCTGCGCGGCCGTACGACCTTCGTGGTCGCCCACCGGCTGTCCACCGTCCGGGGCGCCGACCGGATCGTCGTGATGGGCGACGGGGAGATCCTGGAGGTCGGCACGCACGACGAACTCCTGCGCCGGGGCGGGGCGTACACGGCTCTGCACAGCGGGCAGGTCGCCTGA
- a CDS encoding DUF5133 domain-containing protein — MLVPDPKAVRKLLTRYAVLRISQAERHRPQAATELNDVVYTLCVMMGTTGIREAIVKADALLAAARSTPGGVVADGRAAA, encoded by the coding sequence GTGCTGGTGCCGGACCCGAAGGCCGTCAGAAAACTGCTCACCCGATACGCGGTGCTGCGCATTTCCCAGGCGGAGCGCCACCGACCGCAGGCGGCCACCGAGTTGAACGACGTCGTCTACACCCTCTGCGTGATGATGGGCACCACCGGCATCCGGGAAGCCATCGTCAAGGCGGACGCCCTGCTGGCGGCGGCGCGCAGTACACCGGGAGGCGTGGTCGCGGACGGCCGCGCCGCGGCGTAG